One window of Leptotrichia sp. oral taxon 498 genomic DNA carries:
- a CDS encoding Cof-type HAD-IIB family hydrolase — MNLNYKLIATDMDDTLLNKDQEISIENEESIIDVQKKGAIFVLASGRPSFAMFEYAKKLQMDRFGGYILAFNGGELINFKNNELVFQQGLDKKDIEIIYNISKKLDLTMLLYQDDTVFATSEATEALVEAKLCKMKFQKFEALKELEKFGVTKTAKCMIVGDPELVKNAEKYMKELYGNDYFIAISKPIFLEIANKNVNKGKTLARLGKILQIKTEEMIAVGDSGNDRPLLETVGMPVAVANAPEEIKNLSKFVSTSNDENALKTVIDKFFGS; from the coding sequence ATGAACTTGAACTATAAATTAATTGCAACTGATATGGACGACACTTTATTAAATAAAGATCAAGAAATATCAATTGAAAACGAAGAATCTATTATAGATGTCCAAAAAAAAGGGGCAATATTTGTACTTGCAAGTGGAAGACCTAGCTTTGCCATGTTTGAATATGCAAAAAAGCTTCAGATGGACAGATTTGGAGGATATATCTTGGCTTTTAATGGCGGAGAATTGATTAATTTTAAAAATAATGAATTAGTTTTTCAGCAAGGACTTGACAAAAAGGACATAGAAATTATTTACAATATTTCAAAGAAATTAGATTTAACGATGTTACTTTATCAAGATGACACTGTTTTTGCAACAAGTGAAGCAACTGAAGCATTAGTTGAAGCCAAACTTTGCAAAATGAAATTCCAAAAATTTGAAGCTTTAAAAGAACTGGAAAAATTTGGTGTTACAAAAACTGCAAAATGTATGATTGTTGGGGATCCTGAACTTGTAAAAAATGCCGAAAAATATATGAAGGAACTTTACGGAAATGACTATTTTATAGCAATTTCAAAGCCTATTTTCTTGGAAATTGCAAACAAAAATGTGAACAAAGGAAAAACTTTGGCTAGACTTGGAAAAATTTTGCAAATTAAAACTGAAGAAATGATAGCAGTTGGAGATAGTGGAAATGATAGACCACTTTTAGAAACTGTAGGAATGCCTGTTGCTGTGGCAAATGCACCCGAAGAAATAAAAAATTTATCAAAATTTGTATCCACTTCAAACGATGAAAATGCTCTAAAAACTGTAATTGATAAATTTTTTGGATCTTAA
- a CDS encoding ATPase, producing MKSSEIIKNFKNEIKTGKVSASYLFYGDRRVDLLHYALIFSKMVMTRDVKNEVTKLQIEKQIDNLVHPDVEIINKNNGNIKIDEVREIIYETIESSFNSPKKIFIIFGVENLRKESANALLKTIEEPPKDVYFILLSRTLNIIPTIKSRVIKFHLESLSSFELEIDKKTYDFFDGNENDIKLFKKNYLEKNITLESFSFKIKTVEDILKNISEMQNYLFYNSENGNYLDLVIKYNKSIEFLVKEVKFWNMENIYFMLNELEIEVKKNREFLINFLAKIIINAKVILNSENLKKLIEIKNSVRNNVNIRSILFNFFNILYNI from the coding sequence ATGAAAAGTAGTGAGATTATAAAAAATTTTAAAAATGAGATAAAAACTGGTAAAGTGAGTGCAAGTTATCTTTTTTATGGCGATAGAAGAGTTGATTTGCTTCACTACGCCTTAATTTTTTCAAAAATGGTGATGACACGAGATGTAAAAAATGAAGTTACAAAACTTCAAATTGAAAAACAAATTGATAATTTAGTCCATCCCGATGTTGAAATTATTAATAAAAATAATGGAAATATAAAAATTGACGAAGTTCGAGAAATTATTTATGAAACAATTGAATCGTCTTTTAATTCGCCCAAAAAGATATTTATCATTTTTGGTGTGGAAAATTTAAGAAAAGAGTCGGCAAACGCTTTGTTAAAAACGATTGAAGAACCACCTAAGGATGTTTATTTTATACTGTTATCAAGAACCTTAAATATAATTCCAACAATAAAATCGCGTGTGATAAAATTTCACTTAGAAAGTTTAAGTAGCTTTGAACTTGAAATCGATAAAAAAACTTATGATTTTTTTGACGGAAATGAAAATGATATAAAGTTATTTAAAAAAAATTATTTGGAAAAAAATATAACGCTTGAAAGTTTTTCTTTTAAAATAAAAACAGTTGAAGATATTTTAAAAAATATTTCTGAAATGCAAAATTATTTATTTTATAATTCAGAAAATGGAAATTATTTGGATTTGGTGATAAAATATAACAAAAGCATTGAGTTTTTAGTAAAAGAAGTAAAATTTTGGAATATGGAAAATATATATTTTATGTTGAATGAACTTGAGATTGAAGTTAAAAAAAATAGAGAATTTTTGATAAATTTTTTGGCAAAAATAATCATTAATGCAAAAGTTATATTAAATAGCGAAAATTTAAAAAAATTAATAGAAATAAAAAATAGTGTAAGAAACAATGTAAATATCAGAAGTATTTTATTTAATTTTTTTAATATATTGTATAACATTTAA
- a CDS encoding rod shape-determining protein, which produces MGAFDFVKIFRVNKSISIDLGTANILIYDKQRKKIVLNEPSVVARDRKTGKLIAVGKEAREMLGKTPDSIQAIKPLQDGVIADIDSTKEMITYFIHKIYGNSLFKPEVMICVPIEVTSVERKALFDAVRGAKKTYIIEEGRAAIIGSGVDISQPEGSMVIDIGGGSTDIAILSLDEIIASKSIRIAGNKFDDDIVKYVKRKYNLLIGDRTAEKIKKELASALEVQNPEILEIKGRDLESGIPNTVEINANEIYEAIEESLFQIVAATKEVLEKCPPELAADILDNGIIMTGGGSLIKNFIDMMEKEVGIKVFLSPNPLDSVVLGGGAAFDNKKLLRTLQMKEN; this is translated from the coding sequence GAATATTTTAATTTACGATAAACAAAGAAAAAAAATTGTATTAAATGAACCATCGGTGGTAGCTAGAGACAGAAAGACAGGAAAACTGATTGCAGTGGGAAAAGAAGCCAGAGAAATGTTGGGGAAAACACCTGACAGCATCCAAGCTATAAAACCACTTCAAGATGGAGTTATCGCAGATATTGATTCTACAAAAGAGATGATAACATATTTTATTCACAAAATTTATGGGAATTCACTTTTTAAACCAGAAGTTATGATTTGTGTTCCAATTGAAGTTACGAGTGTGGAAAGAAAAGCACTTTTTGACGCTGTGAGAGGAGCTAAAAAAACTTATATTATAGAAGAAGGAAGAGCGGCGATAATTGGATCAGGAGTGGATATTTCACAACCTGAAGGAAGCATGGTAATCGATATAGGTGGGGGTTCTACCGATATTGCTATTTTATCGTTAGATGAAATTATTGCAAGTAAATCAATAAGGATTGCTGGAAATAAATTTGATGACGATATAGTTAAATATGTAAAAAGAAAATATAACTTGTTAATCGGAGATAGAACAGCTGAAAAAATCAAAAAAGAGTTAGCTTCTGCACTTGAAGTTCAAAATCCTGAAATTTTAGAAATAAAAGGTAGAGATTTGGAGTCAGGAATTCCAAATACAGTTGAAATCAATGCAAATGAAATTTACGAAGCTATCGAAGAATCGCTTTTCCAAATAGTTGCAGCAACAAAAGAAGTTTTGGAAAAATGTCCACCAGAATTAGCAGCTGATATTTTAGACAACGGAATTATTATGACAGGTGGAGGTTCATTAATTAAAAACTTTATCGATATGATGGAAAAAGAAGTTGGAATCAAAGTATTCTTGTCGCCTAATCCACTAGATTCAGTAGTTTTAGGTGGAGGAGCCGCATTTGACAACAAAAAATTATTAAGAACACTTCAAATGAAGGAAAATTAA